In one Moritella sp. 5 genomic region, the following are encoded:
- a CDS encoding LysR family transcriptional regulator, whose product MNVSFEQLKSMVVYAQIVEQGTLSAAAKHLNLSRAVVSYHLKKLETQLGLKLLNRTTRSFTLTEAGQQYYQHCQEIAQQAEAANQQIENLKHEPEGLIKVTCPVNVGLQIIVPALNMFKIQFPKIELDIMLTDDIVNIMQEGIDLAIRGAPLTDSGLQARKLISMKTCLCASPDYLNKYGRPTTPTELVDHSWVLYKLSSSTLTLTKGSRAYSVKPKGSVSTNNAAARTAFVEGGHGIARIPFYDAAPKIAANKLEQLLFDYELSSIDLYGVFPPGSAGSKKHRVLLSFLREHFNHLAKKCDRDRTITF is encoded by the coding sequence ATGAATGTTTCTTTTGAACAATTAAAAAGTATGGTTGTTTACGCACAAATAGTGGAACAAGGTACACTTTCTGCTGCAGCGAAGCACTTAAACCTATCTCGCGCTGTTGTCAGCTACCACCTTAAAAAACTTGAGACTCAATTAGGTCTCAAGTTACTTAACCGAACAACCCGTAGTTTTACACTGACAGAAGCGGGTCAACAGTACTACCAACACTGTCAAGAAATAGCACAACAAGCTGAAGCCGCAAATCAACAAATCGAGAATTTAAAGCACGAGCCTGAAGGATTGATAAAAGTAACATGTCCGGTTAATGTCGGATTACAGATAATTGTCCCTGCTTTAAACATGTTCAAGATCCAATTTCCGAAGATTGAATTGGACATAATGCTTACTGATGATATCGTTAACATCATGCAGGAGGGCATTGACTTGGCAATCAGAGGCGCCCCGCTTACTGATTCAGGCTTACAAGCGCGTAAATTAATATCGATGAAAACCTGTCTATGCGCATCACCTGATTATTTAAACAAGTACGGTCGGCCAACAACCCCTACCGAACTTGTCGATCATAGCTGGGTGTTATACAAATTAAGTTCAAGCACATTAACACTAACGAAAGGAAGCCGAGCTTACAGCGTAAAACCAAAAGGAAGTGTTAGCACCAATAATGCAGCAGCAAGAACAGCGTTCGTAGAAGGCGGTCATGGCATTGCACGTATTCCTTTTTACGATGCAGCTCCAAAAATCGCAGCCAACAAACTCGAACAACTGTTGTTTGATTATGAACTCTCGAGCATTGATCTATATGGAGTTTTTCCACCAGGAAGCGCGGGTTCGAAAAAACATAGGGTGTTATTGAGTTTCTTAAGGGAACATTTTAATCATTTAGCGAAAAAATGTGACCGCGATCGAACTATTACTTTTTAG